One window of Mesorhizobium loti R88b genomic DNA carries:
- the lspA gene encoding signal peptidase II has protein sequence MRSWSPYALLVVAAVALDQWIKHLVETGLPFQQKLDLVPFLALFRTYNTGIAFSMFSSFGDTGLVVIAVLVVAFVLYLATRTPAGHVVARIGFALIIGGALGNLIDRAVYGHVIDYILFHTPVWSFAVFNLADAFISVGAALVVFDELIGWRREPKPSNTEPSEAKPSKAKPSID, from the coding sequence TTGAGATCATGGTCCCCCTACGCACTGCTCGTCGTCGCGGCCGTCGCACTCGATCAGTGGATAAAGCATCTGGTCGAGACCGGCCTGCCGTTTCAGCAAAAGCTCGACCTTGTGCCATTCCTGGCGCTGTTTCGCACCTACAACACCGGCATCGCCTTTTCGATGTTCTCCTCCTTCGGTGACACCGGACTGGTGGTCATCGCCGTGCTGGTCGTCGCTTTCGTGCTCTATCTCGCCACCCGCACACCGGCCGGCCACGTCGTCGCCCGCATCGGCTTTGCCCTGATCATCGGCGGCGCGCTGGGCAATCTGATCGACCGCGCCGTCTACGGCCACGTCATCGATTACATCCTGTTCCACACGCCGGTCTGGTCCTTTGCCGTCTTCAACCTCGCCGATGCCTTCATTTCCGTGGGCGCGGCACTGGTCGTCTTCGACGAACTCATCGGCTGGCGGCGCGAGCCCAAACCTTCGAACACCGAGCCTTCCGAAGCCAAGCCTTCCAAAGCCAAGCCTTCCATAGATTGA
- a CDS encoding MDR family oxidoreductase produces MSETFKAILVSRDADKKQSVTVTDLTDADLMEGDVTVAVEATTVNYKDGLAITGKAPVVRRWPLVPGVDFAGTVISSSNPDWRQGDKVILNGWGVGETHFGAYAGHARVKGDWLVPLPQGISTHDAMAVGTAGYTAMLSVMALERHGILPDRGPVVVTGAAGGVGSVAVSILSSLGYHVIASTGRNAESPYLINLGAAEVISRDELNQPAKPLAKERWAGGIDSVGSHTLANVLSMTSYGGAVAACGLAGGMDLPSSVAPFILRGVSLLGIDSVMAPKAVRIEAWRRIGSDLDLQKLASLSTTIGFDGIIDAARDIVDGKIRGRVVVDM; encoded by the coding sequence ATGTCCGAAACCTTCAAAGCCATCCTCGTCTCGCGCGACGCCGACAAAAAGCAGTCGGTCACCGTGACCGATCTCACCGACGCCGACCTGATGGAAGGCGACGTCACCGTCGCGGTCGAGGCAACGACGGTGAACTACAAGGATGGGTTGGCCATCACCGGCAAGGCGCCGGTGGTCCGCCGCTGGCCTCTGGTGCCGGGCGTCGATTTCGCCGGCACGGTGATCTCGTCCTCCAACCCCGACTGGCGCCAGGGAGACAAGGTCATCCTGAATGGCTGGGGCGTCGGTGAAACGCATTTCGGCGCCTATGCCGGGCACGCCCGTGTCAAGGGCGACTGGCTGGTGCCGCTGCCGCAAGGCATCAGCACGCATGACGCGATGGCGGTCGGCACCGCTGGCTACACCGCCATGCTCAGCGTCATGGCGCTGGAGCGGCATGGCATCTTGCCCGATCGCGGCCCGGTGGTGGTGACGGGTGCCGCCGGCGGCGTAGGTTCGGTCGCGGTCTCCATCCTGTCCAGCCTCGGTTACCATGTCATTGCGTCGACCGGTCGCAACGCCGAAAGCCCCTATCTGATCAACCTCGGCGCCGCCGAGGTGATATCGCGCGACGAGCTCAACCAGCCCGCCAAGCCGCTGGCCAAGGAGCGTTGGGCCGGCGGCATCGATTCGGTCGGCAGCCACACGCTGGCCAATGTGCTGTCGATGACCTCCTATGGCGGCGCGGTCGCGGCCTGCGGCTTGGCCGGCGGCATGGATCTGCCGTCGAGCGTGGCCCCCTTCATCCTGCGCGGCGTCTCGCTGCTCGGCATCGATTCGGTGATGGCACCGAAGGCTGTGCGCATCGAGGCCTGGCGGCGCATCGGCTCCGATCTCGACCTGCAGAAGCTCGCCAGCCTGTCCACGACCATCGGCTTCGACGGCATCATCGATGCCGCACGCGACATCGTCGACGGCAAGATCCGCGGACGCGTCGTCGTCGACATGTGA
- a CDS encoding GNAT family N-acetyltransferase: MPECDTRPNASSALLAGRNVDSVIKGAALGRIGNLEVRLARNEAEIAAAQEVRYRVFYDELGARKDLFQAHDRRDADRFDPLCDHLLVLDTTLSGPEHRRIVGTYRLLRQEIAATAGGFYSEGEFELTKLIARHPGQRFLELGRSCVLPQYRSKRTIEALWQGIWAYINHYEIGVMTGCASFHGIVPAAHAEALTYLAHHCRTNSAWDVRAVSDRYCSMDLMPIEAVNAKAAIAAMPPLVKGYLRVGARIGDGCVIDREFSTVDVFVVMPVKEIGARYVNYYGGEAQRFAA; this comes from the coding sequence ATGCCGGAATGTGACACTCGGCCGAACGCCAGCAGCGCCTTGCTTGCCGGACGTAACGTCGATTCCGTCATAAAGGGCGCAGCACTCGGCCGTATCGGCAATCTCGAAGTGCGGCTCGCCCGCAACGAGGCCGAGATCGCGGCCGCTCAGGAAGTGCGTTACCGGGTATTTTACGACGAACTTGGCGCCAGGAAGGACCTGTTCCAGGCGCACGACCGCCGTGACGCCGACCGGTTCGATCCGCTCTGCGACCATCTGCTGGTCCTGGATACCACGCTTTCCGGCCCCGAACATCGCCGCATCGTCGGCACCTACCGCCTGCTGCGGCAGGAAATCGCGGCCACCGCCGGCGGCTTCTATTCCGAAGGCGAATTCGAGCTGACCAAGCTCATCGCCCGTCACCCCGGCCAGCGTTTTCTCGAACTCGGCCGTTCCTGCGTTTTGCCGCAATACCGTTCGAAGCGCACCATCGAGGCGCTGTGGCAAGGCATCTGGGCCTACATCAATCACTACGAAATCGGCGTGATGACCGGCTGCGCCTCCTTCCATGGCATCGTGCCGGCAGCGCATGCCGAGGCTCTCACCTATCTCGCCCATCACTGCCGCACCAATTCGGCCTGGGACGTGCGCGCCGTGTCCGATCGGTACTGCTCCATGGACCTGATGCCGATCGAGGCGGTCAACGCCAAGGCCGCGATCGCGGCGATGCCGCCTCTGGTCAAGGGCTATCTGAGGGTTGGCGCCCGCATCGGCGACGGCTGCGTCATCGACCGCGAATTCTCGACCGTCGACGTCTTCGTGGTGATGCCGGTCAAGGAGATCGGTGCCCGCTACGTCAACTATTACGGCGGGGAAGCGCAACGTTTCGCGGCATAG
- a CDS encoding hybrid sensor histidine kinase/response regulator, protein MIAESGTQQADIGDDVDAAPAATRRFIAAPPLVPEQQVVRPEGLPLLTYGAIMILAGLAHLTGAPIFISLALLATGLAGLGLHLHARRSVHRTVVLLDETTARSRAEIETLADRMWEMQESEERFRGLIDALGDLVIHRDRDGYIVYANKVFADLVETDQRDLAGKTLAELGVEVGIVPDAAFSDHECLSSTDVAIRTPSGPRWFSWIELSVRDKDSGAVSHRAIARDITARKRAESSLITARERAEYASQAKSRFLATVSHEIRTPMNGIMGMARLLADTSLSPEQQTYVGAVSTSASALLALIEDLLDYSKIEAGRFDPEPQPMSVREIADNIIELLAARAFAKDIGLGCHVEPDVPQLITADPGRVRQVLLNLIGNAIKFTDGGGVLVSVARARTETSDRICFTITDTGPGLRDEDMERIFEEFEQADGTSTRTHGGAGLGLAISKRLVAAMGGTISVSSRLGQGSEFVFEIPATEATEAPQGRLNALIGRRAVILSRNAIEADAIARTIRANGGTAGIATSVAQAAPFADGCDVLLVDASMEESDGRLLKRLRQSGFSDCEAITLIAPTDRGMLGEFRASGYATFLARPVRGATLLRVLLTSHAPGLAQPQPEKRRVPALRASGDRQQGLSVLIAEDNDINAMLARATLLKAGHRVKVVGNGKAAVEAVTSAGHKNRFDVVLMDLHMPVMDGLDAIAAIRRHEEETSAPPVPIMVLSADSQEKTRHAVLAHGASGFVTKPLDPEALVNAVEGQVAA, encoded by the coding sequence ATGATCGCGGAATCCGGCACGCAACAGGCAGATATTGGCGACGACGTCGATGCGGCACCCGCAGCGACACGGCGGTTTATCGCCGCGCCGCCGCTGGTGCCCGAGCAGCAAGTGGTAAGGCCCGAAGGTCTGCCGCTGCTGACCTACGGTGCCATCATGATACTGGCCGGCCTCGCGCATCTGACCGGGGCGCCGATCTTCATCAGCCTGGCTTTGCTGGCCACCGGCCTCGCCGGCCTTGGCTTGCATCTGCATGCCAGACGCAGCGTCCACCGTACCGTGGTCCTGCTTGACGAGACCACCGCCCGCAGCCGCGCCGAGATCGAGACGCTGGCCGACCGCATGTGGGAGATGCAGGAGAGCGAGGAGCGTTTTCGCGGTCTCATCGACGCGCTTGGCGATCTTGTCATCCATCGCGACCGCGACGGCTACATCGTATACGCCAACAAGGTGTTCGCCGATCTGGTCGAAACCGATCAGCGTGATCTTGCCGGCAAGACCCTGGCCGAACTCGGCGTCGAGGTCGGCATCGTGCCCGATGCCGCCTTTTCCGACCATGAGTGCCTGAGTTCCACCGACGTCGCCATCCGCACGCCGAGCGGCCCGCGCTGGTTCTCCTGGATCGAACTGTCGGTGCGCGACAAGGACAGCGGCGCGGTTTCGCATCGCGCCATCGCCCGCGACATCACCGCCCGCAAGCGCGCCGAATCCTCACTGATCACCGCGCGCGAGCGGGCCGAATACGCCAGCCAAGCCAAATCGCGCTTTCTCGCCACCGTCAGCCATGAAATCCGCACGCCGATGAACGGCATCATGGGCATGGCGAGGCTCTTGGCCGATACCAGCCTGTCGCCGGAGCAGCAAACCTATGTCGGCGCCGTCTCGACTTCGGCCAGCGCCCTGCTCGCCCTGATCGAGGATTTGCTCGACTACTCCAAGATCGAGGCCGGTCGCTTCGATCCGGAACCGCAGCCGATGTCGGTGCGTGAGATCGCCGACAACATCATCGAATTGCTGGCTGCGCGCGCCTTCGCCAAGGATATCGGCCTCGGCTGCCACGTCGAACCGGATGTACCACAATTGATCACCGCCGATCCGGGCCGGGTCAGGCAGGTGTTGCTCAACCTCATCGGCAACGCCATCAAGTTCACTGACGGCGGCGGCGTGCTGGTCAGCGTTGCGCGTGCCCGCACCGAAACCAGCGACCGCATCTGCTTCACCATCACCGACACCGGCCCCGGCCTGCGCGACGAGGACATGGAGCGCATCTTCGAGGAGTTCGAGCAGGCCGACGGCACCTCGACACGCACGCATGGCGGCGCGGGGCTGGGACTTGCCATCTCCAAACGCCTGGTGGCCGCCATGGGCGGCACGATCTCGGTCTCCAGCCGGCTTGGCCAAGGGTCGGAATTCGTATTCGAAATCCCAGCCACGGAGGCCACCGAGGCGCCGCAGGGCCGGCTGAACGCGCTCATCGGCAGGCGCGCGGTGATCCTGTCCAGGAACGCCATCGAGGCTGACGCCATCGCCCGCACCATCCGCGCCAATGGCGGCACCGCCGGTATCGCCACCAGCGTGGCGCAGGCCGCGCCCTTTGCCGACGGCTGCGACGTGCTGCTGGTTGACGCCTCCATGGAGGAAAGTGACGGGAGGCTGCTTAAGCGGTTGCGCCAAAGCGGCTTTTCCGATTGCGAAGCCATTACGCTGATCGCGCCGACCGACCGCGGCATGCTTGGCGAGTTCCGCGCCAGCGGCTATGCGACCTTCCTTGCCCGGCCGGTGCGCGGGGCAACGCTTCTGCGTGTGCTTTTGACCAGCCATGCGCCGGGCCTTGCCCAGCCGCAGCCGGAAAAGCGCCGCGTCCCGGCGCTTCGCGCCTCAGGTGACCGCCAGCAGGGCCTGTCCGTTCTGATCGCCGAAGACAACGACATCAATGCCATGCTGGCGCGCGCTACGCTGTTGAAGGCAGGGCACCGCGTCAAGGTGGTCGGCAATGGCAAGGCTGCCGTCGAGGCCGTCACCAGCGCCGGGCACAAGAACCGCTTCGACGTGGTGCTGATGGATCTGCATATGCCGGTGATGGATGGGCTTGACGCGATTGCGGCGATCCGTCGCCATGAGGAGGAAACGTCGGCGCCACCCGTGCCGATCATGGTGCTGTCGGCTGACAGCCAGGAAAAGACCCGCCATGCGGTGCTCGCCCACGGCGCCAGCGGCTTCGTCACCAAGCCGCTCGACCCCGAGGCGCTGGTCAACGCCGTCGAGGGCCAGGTCGCCGCTTGA